The following coding sequences lie in one Silene latifolia isolate original U9 population chromosome 5, ASM4854445v1, whole genome shotgun sequence genomic window:
- the LOC141657191 gene encoding putative arabinosyltransferase ARAD1 — MNRCRSKQLESNMAGKKTSPILIFLLSILTLSFISIFLFSSSNPNPNPNPNLPSPSLDYSFVSSLDHFLTHNPNHPQSPLDTILSTDTSASAFAIEKLDNSIWNTEHSRISDLNQAYPAMAMPLRVYVYQMPNKFTYDLLTLFLNTYKDASTSNLTSNGSPVHRLILQHSVDYWLWADLIAPQSRRLLRNVVRVENQEDADLFYIPFFTTISFFLLEKQECKALYREALKWVTDQPAWKRSGGRDHILPVHHPWSFKTVRKFMKTAIWLLPDMDSTGNWYKPGQVYLEKDVILPYVANVELCDAKCLRENEAKRSTLLFFRGRLKRNAGGKIRSKLVAELSGADDVVMEEGTAGEAGKAAAQNGMRKSIFCLSPAGDTPSSARLFDAIVSGCIPVIVSDELELPFEGIIDYRKMALFISSSDALKPGWLLSHLRGLGASDIKSKQNYLAKYSRHFLYSSPAQPLGPEDLTWRMIGGKLLNIKLHIRRSQRVVPESRSLCSCECRRSNSTIPSPIS, encoded by the exons ATGAACCGATGCAGAAGCAAACAGCTTGAATCAAACATGGCGGGTAAGAAAACCTCCCCGATCCTCATCTTCCTCCTCTCTATCCTCACCCTCTCCTTCATCTCCATCTTCCTCTTCTCCTcctcaaaccctaaccctaaccctaaccctaatcttCCATCTCCATCACTCGACTACTCCTTCGTCTCCTCCCTTGATCACTTCCTCACCCACAACCCTAACCATCCCCAATCCCCACTCGACACTATCCTCTCCACCGACACTTCCGCTTCCGCTTTCGCTATCGAAAAACTCGACAATTCAATATGGAATACCGAACATTCCAGAATTTCCGACCTCAATCAAGCTTATCCTGCAATGGCGATGCCTCTTAGGGTTTACGTTTACCAAATGCCGAATAAATTCACTTACGATCTGCTCACCTTGTTTCTGAATACGTATAAGGATGCATCCACCTCTAATCTCACCTCCAATGGAAGTCCGGTTCACAGACTCATTCTTCAGCATTCTGTTGATTATTGGCTTTGGGCTGATCTCATTGCTCCGCAGTCGAGGAGGCTTTTACGGAATGTTGTTCGTGTCGAAAATCAAGAGGATGCTGATTTGTTTTATATTCCGTTCTTTACTACTATTAGCTTTTTTCTGTTGGAGAAGCAGGAGTGCAAGGCTCTTTACAGG GAAGCTTTAAAGTGGGTGACTGATCAACCGGCGTGGAAGCGTTCAGGAGGAAGAGACCATATACTTCCCGTTCATCATCCCTGGTCTTTTAAAACTGTCCGCAAGTTTATGAAAACTGCTATCTGGTTACTACCTGATATGGATTCCACAGGAAATTG GTATAAGCCAGGTCAGGTTTATCTTGAGAAAGACGTTATTCTTCCATATGTAGCCAATGTGGAACTTTGTGATGCCAAGTGCCTGCGCGAAAATGAAGCAAAAAGAAGCACACTGTTGTTTTTTCGTGGAAGGCTTAAAAGAAATGCG GGAGGGAAAATACGTTCAAAACTTGTGGCAGAGCTATCTGGTGCTGATGATGTAGTGATGGAGGAAGGGACAGCTGGGGAAGCTGGCAAAGCTGCAGCTCAAAATGGGATGCGCAA GTCTATCTTCTGTTTAAGCCCAGCTGGTGATACTCCTTCATCTGCCAGGCTGTTTGATGCTATAGTGAGTGGTTGTATCCCAGTTATTGTCAGTGATGAGCTGGAGCTTCCGTTTGAAGGCATAATCGACTACAGAAAG ATGGCTCTCTTTATCTCTTCAAGTGATGCCCTGAAACCTGGTTGGCTCTTATCACATCTAAGAGGTCTCGGTGCTTCAGATATTAAATCTAAACAAAATTATTTGGCTAAG TATTCCAGGCATTTCCTCTACTCAAGTCCTGCACAGCCGTTGGGTCCTGAAGATTTGACGTGGAGAATG ATTGGAGGTAAACTGTTAAATATCAAGCTTCATATCAGGAGATCACAACGCGTGGTTCCGGAATCAAGAAGCCTATGCAGCTGTGAGTGCAGACGATCCAATTCCACCATCCCATCACCCATATCTTGA
- the LOC141657194 gene encoding TOM1-like protein 1 produces MSDNLMEKVISLGERLKISGSEYGQKVTAGVSSMSFKMKEFFQGPNQADKIVEEATAETLDEPDWATNLEICDLVNQEKINSIELIRGIKKRIMLKNPRIQYLSLMLLETIVKNCEKAFSEVASERVLDEMVKLVDDPQTVVNNRNKALMLIESWGESSNELRYLPVFEETYKSLRSRGIRFPGRDDESLAPIFTPPRSVSEAETNATLAQRDVPEQTYSAEVIKVAFDVARNSVELLSTVLSSSPQQDVLQDDLTTTLVQQCRESQTTIMRIIETAGDNEALLFEALSVNDEIQKALSKYEDMEKPSSMVASALEPAMIPVAVEPEESPRAGTEDALVRKSGGGGRGTSQGGQHDDMMDDLDEMIFGNKSGTTTSSGGGVEPKKPDLAKDDLISF; encoded by the exons ATGAGTGATAACTTGATGGAGAAAGTGATCTCTTTGGGCGAGCGCCTAAAGATCAGTGGGTCTGAATACGGGCAGAAAGTAACAGCTGGTGTGAGCTCTATGAGTTTCAAAATGAAGGAGTTTTTCCAGGGGCCTAATCAAGCTGATAAGATTGTCGAGGAGGCGACTGCTGAGACACTTGACGAGCCAGATTGGGCGACCAATCTCGAAATATGTGATTTGGTTAATCAAGAGAAAATTAACAGTATTGAGCTGATCCGAGGCATAAAGAAGCGTATCATGTTGAAGAACCCTAGGATTCAGTATCTATCCTTGATGTTGCTTGAAACTATTGTTAAGAACTGTGAGAAGGCCTTCTCTGAGGTGGCATCTGAGAGGGTTCTTGATGAGATGGTCAAGCTGGTGGATGACCCTCAAACTGTTGTTAACAATAGGAATAAGGCTCTTATGCTGATTGAATCATGGGGAGAGTCCTCAAATGAGCTCAGATATTTACCTGTTTTTGAAGAAACATACAAG AGCTTGAGATCAAGAGGAATCCGGTTCCCAGGGCGCGATGATGAGAGTTTGGCACCGATTTTTACACCTCCACGCTCCGTCTCTGAAGCAGAAACAAATGCAACTCTTGCACAGAGAGACGTTCCTGAACAAACGTACTCAGCTGAAGTGATTAAAGTAGCATTTGACGTGGCACGAAATAGTGTTGAACTTCTTTCAACTGTTTTATCATCCTCTCCTCAACAAGATGTCCTGCAG GATGACTTGACTACAACGCTGGTGCAACAGTGTCGCGAGTCCCAGACTACCATTATGAGAATCATTGAGACAGCTGGTGATAATGAGGCTCTTCTATTCGAGGCCTTGAGTGTAAATGATGAGATTCAGAAAGCACTGTCCAAATATGAAGACATGGAAAAACCCTCGTCAATGGTGGCATCAGCTCTGGAGCCAGCCATGATCCCTGTGGCGGTTGAACCCGAGGAGTCACCACGTGCTGGAACAGAAGATGCCCTTGTAAGGAAATCAGGAGGCGGAGGACGGGGCACATCTCAAGGAGGGCAGCATGATGATATGATGGATGACCTTGATGAAATGATCTTTGGCAACAAATCAGGAACGACAACTTCCTCAGGTGGTGGGGTTGAGCCAAAGAAACCAGATTTGGCAAAAGATGATCTAATTTCCTTCTGA